In a genomic window of Pseudomonas mohnii:
- a CDS encoding MdtA/MuxA family multidrug efflux RND transporter periplasmic adaptor subunit: MVDHSMQSSAPRSPRRWLFGLLVLLVIAGLCWKFWPGSAVPKDAAGQKAVAGHTGKSGAMRPGFGGATGPVPVRVAPAVKGDFPLYYKALGTVTALNTINVRSRVGGELVKIYFEEGQMVKAGDLLAEIDPRPYQNALLQAEGTLLQNQAQLKNAQVDVERYRGLYREDSIAKQTLDTAEALVGQFQGTVKTNQAAVNDAKLNLEFTRIRAPIAGRVGLRQLDVGNLVAANDTTALAIITQTQPISVAFTLPENSLEVVLARYRSGAKLPAEAWDRGDTKLQATGVLQSLDNQIDVTTGTLKFKARYENRDQSLFPNQFVNVRLLADTLKDVVLAPSAAIQFGTNGTFVYALDGDKKVKIRQLKIGASDGENTVVTEGLSAGDRVVLEGTDRLKDGSDVEVVNTPEDVPTSPAGHLQGKSAANGAEPATTDKAKKGGA; encoded by the coding sequence ATGGTTGATCACTCAATGCAATCCTCCGCCCCCCGTAGTCCCCGTCGCTGGCTGTTTGGCCTGCTTGTCCTGTTGGTCATCGCTGGTCTGTGCTGGAAATTCTGGCCCGGCAGCGCTGTGCCGAAAGACGCTGCGGGGCAAAAAGCCGTTGCCGGACACACGGGCAAGTCAGGCGCGATGCGTCCAGGGTTCGGCGGTGCGACCGGGCCGGTTCCGGTGCGAGTGGCTCCTGCGGTCAAGGGCGACTTCCCGCTGTACTACAAGGCGCTGGGTACCGTTACGGCGCTGAATACCATCAACGTGCGCAGCCGCGTTGGCGGTGAGCTGGTCAAGATCTATTTCGAAGAAGGGCAGATGGTCAAAGCTGGCGACCTGCTGGCCGAGATCGACCCGCGCCCCTACCAGAACGCCTTGCTCCAGGCCGAAGGCACCTTGCTGCAGAACCAGGCTCAATTGAAAAACGCCCAGGTGGACGTCGAGCGTTATCGTGGCCTGTACCGTGAAGACAGCATCGCCAAGCAAACCCTGGACACCGCCGAAGCGCTGGTGGGACAGTTCCAGGGCACGGTCAAGACCAATCAGGCGGCGGTCAACGACGCCAAGCTCAATCTCGAATTCACCCGGATCCGTGCACCGATCGCCGGGCGCGTCGGCCTGCGGCAACTCGATGTCGGTAACCTGGTAGCGGCCAACGACACCACGGCGCTGGCGATCATCACTCAGACCCAACCGATCAGTGTGGCCTTCACCTTGCCGGAAAACAGCCTCGAGGTCGTGCTCGCCCGCTATCGCAGCGGCGCCAAACTGCCGGCCGAAGCCTGGGATCGCGGTGATACCAAATTGCAGGCCACCGGCGTGTTGCAGAGCCTGGACAACCAGATCGACGTCACCACCGGCACCCTGAAATTCAAAGCGCGCTACGAAAACCGCGACCAGTCGCTGTTCCCCAACCAGTTCGTCAATGTTCGCCTGCTGGCCGACACCCTCAAAGACGTGGTGCTCGCGCCTTCCGCGGCGATCCAGTTCGGCACCAATGGCACGTTCGTCTATGCCCTGGACGGCGACAAGAAGGTCAAGATTCGCCAATTGAAAATCGGCGCCAGCGACGGTGAGAACACCGTGGTCACCGAAGGCCTTTCCGCAGGTGATCGCGTGGTGCTGGAGGGCACCGATCGCCTGAAGGACGGCAGCGACGTGGAAGTGGTCAACACTCCCGAGGACGTGCCGACCAGCCCGGCCGGCCACCTGCAAGGCAAATCGGCGGCAAACGGCGCTGAGCCGGCGACCACCGACAAGGCGAAAAAGGGCGGCGCATGA